The sequence below is a genomic window from Streptomyces sp. B21-105.
AGGAGGTGCCCGGCATCCAGTCCGTCGCGGTCGTCTCCTCCGACGGCCTGCTGCTGCTCTCGTCGGACCCCGGCCGCAACGCCGCGGCCCGGCAGGCCAGGGAGACCCGGCCCACCGGACCCCGCGGGTCCGCGGCGGACCTCGCCACCATCGTCTCCGGGATCGGCAGCCTCACCCTGGGGGCCGCCAAGCTCATGGCGTTCGGCGGGGTGAAGCACACCATGGTCGCCATGGAGGAGGGCAGCCTCTTCGTCATGTCGATCAGCGACGGCTCGCTCCTCGGCGTGCACGGCTCCGCAGACTGCGACATGAGCGTGGTGTCGTACCACATGGCTCTCTTCGTGGGCCGCGCCGGACACGTGCTGACCCCGGAACTGCGCAGCGAACT
It includes:
- a CDS encoding roadblock/LC7 domain-containing protein, with amino-acid sequence MTAPSTFGLSSEARNLHWLLSNLVEEVPGIQSVAVVSSDGLLLLSSDPGRNAAARQARETRPTGPRGSAADLATIVSGIGSLTLGAAKLMAFGGVKHTMVAMEEGSLFVMSISDGSLLGVHGSADCDMSVVSYHMALFVGRAGHVLTPELRSELRQSLESETTGSLR